In the genome of Montipora foliosa isolate CH-2021 chromosome 3, ASM3666993v2, whole genome shotgun sequence, one region contains:
- the LOC137995464 gene encoding uncharacterized protein has product MAPETTCGPATTMSFAGIELDSVLLEARLPLDKIEKCKSLISHFLSRKKVSLKEVHSLTGLLNVACSVIRPDRAFLRRLINLTLGIQSAHHYIRLNREVKEDLKMWLAFLSRFNGKSFFLEDTWLSSSKLYTDASGAMGFGAVFGSHWCYGEWPINLKYHNIAILEFYPIVLSLYLWGGVMSNQCILFLTDNESLVHVINK; this is encoded by the coding sequence ATGGCACCAGAGACGACTTGTGGCCCAGCGACCACCATGTCTTTTGCAGGCATTGAGTTAGACTCTGTTCTTTTGGAGGCTCGGTTGCCTCTCGATAAAATTGAGAAATGTAAGTCGCTTATTTCACACTTTCTGTCTCGTAAGAAGGTTTCCCTCAAGGAGGTGCACTCTCTAACAGGCCTCTTAAACGTTGCATGTTCCGTCATCCGCCCTGATCGAGCTTTTCTACGAAGACTTATTAACCTCACTTTGGGCATTCAATCTGCTCACCATTACATCCGTCTTAACAGAGAGGTAAAGGAGGATCTAAAAATGTGGCTGGCCTTCTTGTCCAGGTTTAATGGAAAGTCCTTTTTCTTGGAGGACACCTGGCTTAGCTCTTCAAAACTTTACACCGATGCCTCGGGTGCAATGGGTTTTGGTGCTGTCTTTGGGTCACATTGGTGCTATGGGGAATGGCCTATTAATTTGAAGTATCATAATATTGCAATACTTGAGTTTTACCCCATTGTGTTGAGTTTGTACCTTTGGGGTGGGGTAATGAGCAATCAATGCATTTTGTTCCTGACTGATAATGAGTCCCTGGTTCATGTTATCAATAAGTAA
- the LOC137995465 gene encoding uncharacterized protein, whose translation MDITDLKKKVASGIAAIKRVRQFVPPATLYLIYKALIQPHFDYCNVVWGSCGVKLADKLQKLQNRAARPLTISSYDADASHLFQNLNWKNLSTQRDIQKALMVFKSLNGLAPEYLSLKFIARSHTTSYIFRDSVNKLTIPQPRTNYLRNSFRYSGAVLWNSLPETLRQAESLLLHSYYNSK comes from the coding sequence ATGGACATAAcggatctgaaaaaaaaagttgcctcTGGTATTGCAGCTATCAAAAGAGTTAGACAATTTGTTCCCCCAGCAACACTCTATCTTATCTACAAAGCCTTGATTCAGCCGCATTTTGACTATTGCAATGTTGTTTGGGGAAGCTGTGGCGTAAAACTAgcagacaaacttcaaaaactccAAAATCGCGCAGCGCGACCTCTAACTATCTCAAGTTATGATGCAGATGCATCGCACCTAttccaaaatttaaactggaaaaatctTAGTACTCAGCGTGATATCCAAAAAGCCTTAATGGTTTTTAAATCTCTTAATGGTCTTGCTCCCGAGTACCTAAGTTTGAAATTTATTGCTCGGTCTCACACTACTTCATACATCTTTCGAGATTCTGTAAACAAGTTAACTATTCCACAGCCACGCACAAATTATCTCCGTAATAGTTTTCGCTACAGTGGTGCTGTTCTGTGGAATAGTCTTCCTGAAACATTAAGGCAAGCAGAATCTCTTCTTTTACATAGTTATTATAATAGCAAGTAA